One Oscillospiraceae bacterium genomic window, TCAATAAACAAAAAGAAAATCGGTTTTATCAGCGCCCAGGCCTGTTATGACCTCGTCAAACTCGTCCGAACGGGCGAACAGCAGCTTTCGACGATAATCACTGTCGCCGGACACCATATCACCAAGCCGTGCAATGTCCGCGTACCTGTCGGGACTCCGATCGGAGAGGTGATCGATTTCTGCGAACCGGACAACAGCCCTGCCTTGGTCGTGATCGGCGGGCCGATGACAGGCAAATATACGGAGGATCTCACAACGCCCGTTTATCCGGGCATGGGTGCGGTTTTGTTGCTGGAACCCATCGCAATCCGGGAGATGTCCAACTGCTGGGGCTGCGGGGAGTGCGTCCGCTGCTGCCCTCAAGGGCTGATGCCGCTTTATATCGCGCGTTTTTCCCGACACGGGAAGCTCTCCGACTGCAGAGATTTCGGCGCTCTGCACTGCATCGAATGCGGCTGCTGCAGTTACGTCTGTACCGGCGGCATTAACCCGATGTCCTTCATTCAAAGCGTAAAAAGCCAACTTCACTCCTATCAAACAACTCACCGCGCAAAAGACCAGCCGAAACGCAGACACCCTTTGTCGTCCGACTCTCCCGAAGTGACGGCACACTTGAAAGAGGGAGAAGAAAGATGAAACTGATCAAAACCTCTCCACCGTTTATCAAATCCGGAAAGTCCCAGAGTGCCTCGATGAAACGGATGATTGTATGTCTGGGGCTCGCACTGATTTATGCGGTTTTCTTTTTCGGGCTCCGGCTGCTTGTCAACGCAATCATCAGCATCATCATCTGTGAATTCTGCGAGCTCATCGTTTCCGGATTGGTCCGTCTCCCGAATACGGCAAAAGATCTCTCCGCGATTGTCACCGCGCTGATCATTGTTTTGCTCTTGCCTGCGGCAGTTCCGCTCTGGTTAATTTTAATTGCGGATGCCTTTGCGGTCTTTATCGCAAAAGCGGTATTCGGCGGTCTCGGACATAATCCGTTCAACCCCTCCGCTTGTGCGATTGCGTTTATCACCGTGTGCTGGCCGAAATATATCTTCCGGTATCCGACCGTTCCCCAGATGCTTCCGGTGTTTTCCGCCGATTTGTCCAAAGTGACTTATGGTTCCTCGGTGCTCGCCTATCTCAATGCGGGCGGCGTTGCGCCGTACCGCCTTTCCGATATCTTTTTCGGCGCAGTGCCGACAGCTGCGGGCACAGGCTGCGGTTTACTGCTGCTTGCCTGTTTTATTTATCTCTCCGTCAAACGGACGATTCATTGGAGAATCACGGCCGCGTTTTTGCTCACCTTTACACTTCTTTCTGCCGTTTTGCCCCGCGCGGGACTTTGGTATATCTCGGCATTTTCCGAGGTTTTCTCAGGATATCTTCTTTTCGCGGCTGTCTTTATGCTGACCGATCCGTCCACCTCACCGAAATCCGATATCGGCGGGATTATTTACGGCGTCATCTGCGCGATTGCGGTTATACTGATGAGGCGGTACGGCATCTACGAAGAGAGTTTGTGTTTTGCTTTGATTATCTGCAATGCGATTGCTCCGACCCTTGACAGATGGGTCGCCTCAATCCCCGAAAGGCGGTTGTGAGGTGCCACACTTGAAACAAGTTCGGAAAAGCAAACAAAAGCCAATG contains:
- a CDS encoding RnfABCDGE type electron transport complex subunit D; the protein is MKLIKTSPPFIKSGKSQSASMKRMIVCLGLALIYAVFFFGLRLLVNAIISIIICEFCELIVSGLVRLPNTAKDLSAIVTALIIVLLLPAAVPLWLILIADAFAVFIAKAVFGGLGHNPFNPSACAIAFITVCWPKYIFRYPTVPQMLPVFSADLSKVTYGSSVLAYLNAGGVAPYRLSDIFFGAVPTAAGTGCGLLLLACFIYLSVKRTIHWRITAAFLLTFTLLSAVLPRAGLWYISAFSEVFSGYLLFAAVFMLTDPSTSPKSDIGGIIYGVICAIAVILMRRYGIYEESLCFALIICNAIAPTLDRWVASIPERRL